From Cygnus atratus isolate AKBS03 ecotype Queensland, Australia chromosome 1, CAtr_DNAZoo_HiC_assembly, whole genome shotgun sequence, the proteins below share one genomic window:
- the CREB3L2 gene encoding cyclic AMP-responsive element-binding protein 3-like protein 2 isoform X6 yields MHFTEFLDEFSPDVLGQLLNDPFLSEKNEVMEVELSPASPAPLIQAEHSYSLCGDSRPQSPLTHISTDDNFNEAGGACCRFHKFGCVSLRTTNKTCEKAFQGDLENEEWCLGTELTPAAIKTEPALCETSGLTPSVSLTVTATSLDGEQAELQADALMKPLSQKVLPEIKLEPHEVDQFLNLSSKEAVDPLHLPPTPPSSHGSDSEGGQSPARSLPPSSPIQLQAMAKVTSRTASALSNSPLLTAPHKLQGTGPLILTEEEKRTLIAEGYPIPTKLPLTKAEEKVLKKIRRKIKNKISAQESRRKKKEYMDSLEKKVENCSNENSELRKKVEVLENTNRTLLQQLQRLQAIVAGKVSRSCKAASTQTGTCLMMVVLCFAVVFGSFSQSYGPYPSATKMVLPRQHSSPESYTDSIVRSRSLLIYEEPHQLEESSSPISFADRNDRHADSSKYTALALEAVPGMQRDDIMEFTIANEMRLEKSVLLGLQQHRVNSEIEGNETLKIIEIDRRVNATS; encoded by the exons ATG CACTTCACAGAGTTCCTGGATGAGTTCTCACCAGACGTCCTAGGCCAGCTCTTGAACGATCCCTTCTTGTCTGAGAAGAATGAAGTGATGGAGGTGGAGCTGTCTCCAGCATCCCCAGCGCCCCTCATCCAGGCAGAGCACAGCTATTCCCTGTGTGGGGACTCCCGGCCCCAGTCTCCCCTCACCCACATCTCGACTGATGACAACTTCAACGAAG CAGGTGGGGCCTGCTGCAGATTTCACAAGTTTGGCTGCGTTTCACTGAGGACAACAAATAAAACCTGTGAGAAGGCTTTTCAAG GTGACCTGGAAAATGAGGAATGGTGTCTGGGTACCGAGCTGACTCCAGCAGCAATAAAGACTGAGCCAGCGTTGTGCGAGACATCAGGCCTTACTCCCTCCGTCAGTCTCACTGTCACGGCCACGTCGCTGGACGGCGAGCAAGCCGAGCTGCAGGCTGATGCCCTG aTGAAACCACTGAGCCAGAAAGTGCTTCCAGAGATTAAATTGGAGCCCCATGAAGTGGATCAGTTTCTGAACCTCTCTTCTAAGGAAG CAGTCGACCCCCTGCATTTGCCTCCAACCCCTCCCAGCAGTCATGGCAGTGACTCTGAAggagggcagagcccagctAGATCGCTCCCTCCTTCAAGCCCGATCCAGCTGCAAGCCATGGCTAAAGTTACGTCACGCACAGCTTCAGCGCTTTCCAATTCCCCTCTCCTGACTGCACCACAT AAATTGCAGGGGACTGGCCCGCTCATCCTgacagaggaggagaagaggacaCTGATAGCAGAGGGGTACCCAATCCCTACCAAACTGCCCCTGacaaaggcagaggagaaagtgctgaagaaaatccgcagaaaaataaagaacaag ATCTCTGCCCaggaaagtagaagaaaaaagaaagaatacatggacagtctggaaaaaaa AGTTGAGAATTGTTCAAATGAAAATAGTGAGCTGCGTAAGAAGGTTGAAGTCCTGGAGAATACTAACAG AacacttctgcagcagctgcagagactCCAAGCCATAGTTGCTGGAAAGGTGTCCCGTTCATGTAAGGCAGCTAGCACGCAGACAGGGACCTGTCTTATG ATggtggtgctgtgctttgcagtaGTTTTTGGCAGCTTCTCTCAGAGCTATGGGCCATATCCTTCTGCTACAAAGATGGTGTTGCCCAGGCAACATTCCTCACCAGAGTCCTACACAGACTCCATTG TGAGATCAAGGAGTCTGCTAATATATGAAGAGCCTCACCAGCTGGAGGAGTCGTCAAGCCCGATCTCCTTTGCAGATCGAAACGACAGGCACGCAGACAGCTCCAAGTACACGGCGCTAGCTCTGGAAGCTGTGCCGGGGATGCAGCGGGATGATATCATGGAGTTCACAATAGCCAATGAGATGAGGCTAGAGAAATCAGTGCTGCTgggcctgcagcagcacag agTCAACTCTgaaatagaaggaaatgaaacacTGAAGATAATTGAAATAGATAGAAGAGTCAATGCcacctcttaa
- the CREB3L2 gene encoding cyclic AMP-responsive element-binding protein 3-like protein 2 isoform X3: MEACEGGEQPPLLLLQWDRKLSELCEPADPDALLGHTHFTEFLDEFSPDVLGQLLNDPFLSEKNEVMEVELSPASPAPLIQAEHSYSLCGDSRPQSPLTHISTDDNFNEAGGACCRFHKFGCVSLRTTNKTCEKAFQGDLENEEWCLGTELTPAAIKTEPALCETSGLTPSVSLTVTATSLDGEQAELQADALMKPLSQKVLPEIKLEPHEVDQFLNLSSKEVDPLHLPPTPPSSHGSDSEGGQSPARSLPPSSPIQLQAMAKVTSRTASALSNSPLLTAPHKLQGTGPLILTEEEKRTLIAEGYPIPTKLPLTKAEEKVLKKIRRKIKNKISAQESRRKKKEYMDSLEKKVENCSNENSELRKKVEVLENTNRTLLQQLQRLQAIVAGKVSRSCKAASTQTGTCLMMVVLCFAVVFGSFSQSYGPYPSATKMVLPRQHSSPESYTDSIVRSRSLLIYEEPHQLEESSSPISFADRNDRHADSSKYTALALEAVPGMQRDDIMEFTIANEMRLEKSVLLGLQQHRVNSEIEGNETLKIIEIDRRVNATS; encoded by the exons CACTTCACAGAGTTCCTGGATGAGTTCTCACCAGACGTCCTAGGCCAGCTCTTGAACGATCCCTTCTTGTCTGAGAAGAATGAAGTGATGGAGGTGGAGCTGTCTCCAGCATCCCCAGCGCCCCTCATCCAGGCAGAGCACAGCTATTCCCTGTGTGGGGACTCCCGGCCCCAGTCTCCCCTCACCCACATCTCGACTGATGACAACTTCAACGAAG CAGGTGGGGCCTGCTGCAGATTTCACAAGTTTGGCTGCGTTTCACTGAGGACAACAAATAAAACCTGTGAGAAGGCTTTTCAAG GTGACCTGGAAAATGAGGAATGGTGTCTGGGTACCGAGCTGACTCCAGCAGCAATAAAGACTGAGCCAGCGTTGTGCGAGACATCAGGCCTTACTCCCTCCGTCAGTCTCACTGTCACGGCCACGTCGCTGGACGGCGAGCAAGCCGAGCTGCAGGCTGATGCCCTG aTGAAACCACTGAGCCAGAAAGTGCTTCCAGAGATTAAATTGGAGCCCCATGAAGTGGATCAGTTTCTGAACCTCTCTTCTAAGGAAG TCGACCCCCTGCATTTGCCTCCAACCCCTCCCAGCAGTCATGGCAGTGACTCTGAAggagggcagagcccagctAGATCGCTCCCTCCTTCAAGCCCGATCCAGCTGCAAGCCATGGCTAAAGTTACGTCACGCACAGCTTCAGCGCTTTCCAATTCCCCTCTCCTGACTGCACCACAT AAATTGCAGGGGACTGGCCCGCTCATCCTgacagaggaggagaagaggacaCTGATAGCAGAGGGGTACCCAATCCCTACCAAACTGCCCCTGacaaaggcagaggagaaagtgctgaagaaaatccgcagaaaaataaagaacaag ATCTCTGCCCaggaaagtagaagaaaaaagaaagaatacatggacagtctggaaaaaaa AGTTGAGAATTGTTCAAATGAAAATAGTGAGCTGCGTAAGAAGGTTGAAGTCCTGGAGAATACTAACAG AacacttctgcagcagctgcagagactCCAAGCCATAGTTGCTGGAAAGGTGTCCCGTTCATGTAAGGCAGCTAGCACGCAGACAGGGACCTGTCTTATG ATggtggtgctgtgctttgcagtaGTTTTTGGCAGCTTCTCTCAGAGCTATGGGCCATATCCTTCTGCTACAAAGATGGTGTTGCCCAGGCAACATTCCTCACCAGAGTCCTACACAGACTCCATTG TGAGATCAAGGAGTCTGCTAATATATGAAGAGCCTCACCAGCTGGAGGAGTCGTCAAGCCCGATCTCCTTTGCAGATCGAAACGACAGGCACGCAGACAGCTCCAAGTACACGGCGCTAGCTCTGGAAGCTGTGCCGGGGATGCAGCGGGATGATATCATGGAGTTCACAATAGCCAATGAGATGAGGCTAGAGAAATCAGTGCTGCTgggcctgcagcagcacag agTCAACTCTgaaatagaaggaaatgaaacacTGAAGATAATTGAAATAGATAGAAGAGTCAATGCcacctcttaa
- the CREB3L2 gene encoding cyclic AMP-responsive element-binding protein 3-like protein 2 isoform X4, which produces MEACEGGEQPPLLLLQWDRKLSELCEPADPDALLGHTHFTEFLDEFSPDVLGQLLNDPFLSEKNEVMEVELSPASPAPLIQAEHSYSLCGDSRPQSPLTHISTDDNFNEGDLENEEWCLGTELTPAAIKTEPALCETSGLTPSVSLTVTATSLDGEQAELQADALMKPLSQKVLPEIKLEPHEVDQFLNLSSKEAVDPLHLPPTPPSSHGSDSEGGQSPARSLPPSSPIQLQAMAKVTSRTASALSNSPLLTAPHKLQGTGPLILTEEEKRTLIAEGYPIPTKLPLTKAEEKVLKKIRRKIKNKISAQESRRKKKEYMDSLEKKVENCSNENSELRKKVEVLENTNRTLLQQLQRLQAIVAGKVSRSCKAASTQTGTCLMMVVLCFAVVFGSFSQSYGPYPSATKMVLPRQHSSPESYTDSIVRSRSLLIYEEPHQLEESSSPISFADRNDRHADSSKYTALALEAVPGMQRDDIMEFTIANEMRLEKSVLLGLQQHRVNSEIEGNETLKIIEIDRRVNATS; this is translated from the exons CACTTCACAGAGTTCCTGGATGAGTTCTCACCAGACGTCCTAGGCCAGCTCTTGAACGATCCCTTCTTGTCTGAGAAGAATGAAGTGATGGAGGTGGAGCTGTCTCCAGCATCCCCAGCGCCCCTCATCCAGGCAGAGCACAGCTATTCCCTGTGTGGGGACTCCCGGCCCCAGTCTCCCCTCACCCACATCTCGACTGATGACAACTTCAACGAAG GTGACCTGGAAAATGAGGAATGGTGTCTGGGTACCGAGCTGACTCCAGCAGCAATAAAGACTGAGCCAGCGTTGTGCGAGACATCAGGCCTTACTCCCTCCGTCAGTCTCACTGTCACGGCCACGTCGCTGGACGGCGAGCAAGCCGAGCTGCAGGCTGATGCCCTG aTGAAACCACTGAGCCAGAAAGTGCTTCCAGAGATTAAATTGGAGCCCCATGAAGTGGATCAGTTTCTGAACCTCTCTTCTAAGGAAG CAGTCGACCCCCTGCATTTGCCTCCAACCCCTCCCAGCAGTCATGGCAGTGACTCTGAAggagggcagagcccagctAGATCGCTCCCTCCTTCAAGCCCGATCCAGCTGCAAGCCATGGCTAAAGTTACGTCACGCACAGCTTCAGCGCTTTCCAATTCCCCTCTCCTGACTGCACCACAT AAATTGCAGGGGACTGGCCCGCTCATCCTgacagaggaggagaagaggacaCTGATAGCAGAGGGGTACCCAATCCCTACCAAACTGCCCCTGacaaaggcagaggagaaagtgctgaagaaaatccgcagaaaaataaagaacaag ATCTCTGCCCaggaaagtagaagaaaaaagaaagaatacatggacagtctggaaaaaaa AGTTGAGAATTGTTCAAATGAAAATAGTGAGCTGCGTAAGAAGGTTGAAGTCCTGGAGAATACTAACAG AacacttctgcagcagctgcagagactCCAAGCCATAGTTGCTGGAAAGGTGTCCCGTTCATGTAAGGCAGCTAGCACGCAGACAGGGACCTGTCTTATG ATggtggtgctgtgctttgcagtaGTTTTTGGCAGCTTCTCTCAGAGCTATGGGCCATATCCTTCTGCTACAAAGATGGTGTTGCCCAGGCAACATTCCTCACCAGAGTCCTACACAGACTCCATTG TGAGATCAAGGAGTCTGCTAATATATGAAGAGCCTCACCAGCTGGAGGAGTCGTCAAGCCCGATCTCCTTTGCAGATCGAAACGACAGGCACGCAGACAGCTCCAAGTACACGGCGCTAGCTCTGGAAGCTGTGCCGGGGATGCAGCGGGATGATATCATGGAGTTCACAATAGCCAATGAGATGAGGCTAGAGAAATCAGTGCTGCTgggcctgcagcagcacag agTCAACTCTgaaatagaaggaaatgaaacacTGAAGATAATTGAAATAGATAGAAGAGTCAATGCcacctcttaa
- the CREB3L2 gene encoding cyclic AMP-responsive element-binding protein 3-like protein 2 isoform X1, protein MEACEGGEQPPLLLLQWDRKLSELCEPADPDALLGHTHFTEFLDEFSPDVLGQLLNDPFLSEKNEVMEVELSPASPAPLIQAEHSYSLCGDSRPQSPLTHISTDDNFNEAGGACCRFHKFGCVSLRTTNKTCEKAFQGDLENEEWCLGTELTPAAIKTEPALCETSGLTPSVSLTVTATSLDGEQAELQADALMKPLSQKVLPEIKLEPHEVDQFLNLSSKEAVDPLHLPPTPPSSHGSDSEGGQSPARSLPPSSPIQLQAMAKVTSRTASALSNSPLLTAPHKLQGTGPLILTEEEKRTLIAEGYPIPTKLPLTKAEEKVLKKIRRKIKNKISAQESRRKKKEYMDSLEKKVENCSNENSELRKKVEVLENTNRTLLQQLQRLQAIVAGKVSRSCKAASTQTGTCLMMVVLCFAVVFGSFSQSYGPYPSATKMVLPRQHSSPESYTDSIVRSRSLLIYEEPHQLEESSSPISFADRNDRHADSSKYTALALEAVPGMQRDDIMEFTIANEMRLEKSVLLGLQQHRVNSEIEGNETLKIIEIDRRVNATS, encoded by the exons CACTTCACAGAGTTCCTGGATGAGTTCTCACCAGACGTCCTAGGCCAGCTCTTGAACGATCCCTTCTTGTCTGAGAAGAATGAAGTGATGGAGGTGGAGCTGTCTCCAGCATCCCCAGCGCCCCTCATCCAGGCAGAGCACAGCTATTCCCTGTGTGGGGACTCCCGGCCCCAGTCTCCCCTCACCCACATCTCGACTGATGACAACTTCAACGAAG CAGGTGGGGCCTGCTGCAGATTTCACAAGTTTGGCTGCGTTTCACTGAGGACAACAAATAAAACCTGTGAGAAGGCTTTTCAAG GTGACCTGGAAAATGAGGAATGGTGTCTGGGTACCGAGCTGACTCCAGCAGCAATAAAGACTGAGCCAGCGTTGTGCGAGACATCAGGCCTTACTCCCTCCGTCAGTCTCACTGTCACGGCCACGTCGCTGGACGGCGAGCAAGCCGAGCTGCAGGCTGATGCCCTG aTGAAACCACTGAGCCAGAAAGTGCTTCCAGAGATTAAATTGGAGCCCCATGAAGTGGATCAGTTTCTGAACCTCTCTTCTAAGGAAG CAGTCGACCCCCTGCATTTGCCTCCAACCCCTCCCAGCAGTCATGGCAGTGACTCTGAAggagggcagagcccagctAGATCGCTCCCTCCTTCAAGCCCGATCCAGCTGCAAGCCATGGCTAAAGTTACGTCACGCACAGCTTCAGCGCTTTCCAATTCCCCTCTCCTGACTGCACCACAT AAATTGCAGGGGACTGGCCCGCTCATCCTgacagaggaggagaagaggacaCTGATAGCAGAGGGGTACCCAATCCCTACCAAACTGCCCCTGacaaaggcagaggagaaagtgctgaagaaaatccgcagaaaaataaagaacaag ATCTCTGCCCaggaaagtagaagaaaaaagaaagaatacatggacagtctggaaaaaaa AGTTGAGAATTGTTCAAATGAAAATAGTGAGCTGCGTAAGAAGGTTGAAGTCCTGGAGAATACTAACAG AacacttctgcagcagctgcagagactCCAAGCCATAGTTGCTGGAAAGGTGTCCCGTTCATGTAAGGCAGCTAGCACGCAGACAGGGACCTGTCTTATG ATggtggtgctgtgctttgcagtaGTTTTTGGCAGCTTCTCTCAGAGCTATGGGCCATATCCTTCTGCTACAAAGATGGTGTTGCCCAGGCAACATTCCTCACCAGAGTCCTACACAGACTCCATTG TGAGATCAAGGAGTCTGCTAATATATGAAGAGCCTCACCAGCTGGAGGAGTCGTCAAGCCCGATCTCCTTTGCAGATCGAAACGACAGGCACGCAGACAGCTCCAAGTACACGGCGCTAGCTCTGGAAGCTGTGCCGGGGATGCAGCGGGATGATATCATGGAGTTCACAATAGCCAATGAGATGAGGCTAGAGAAATCAGTGCTGCTgggcctgcagcagcacag agTCAACTCTgaaatagaaggaaatgaaacacTGAAGATAATTGAAATAGATAGAAGAGTCAATGCcacctcttaa
- the CREB3L2 gene encoding cyclic AMP-responsive element-binding protein 3-like protein 2 isoform X2 has protein sequence MEACEGGEQPPLLLLQWDRKLSELCEPADPDALLGHTHFTEFLDEFSPDVLGQLLNDPFLSEKNEVMEVELSPASPAPLIQAEHSYSLCGDSRPQSPLTHISTDDNFNEGGACCRFHKFGCVSLRTTNKTCEKAFQGDLENEEWCLGTELTPAAIKTEPALCETSGLTPSVSLTVTATSLDGEQAELQADALMKPLSQKVLPEIKLEPHEVDQFLNLSSKEAVDPLHLPPTPPSSHGSDSEGGQSPARSLPPSSPIQLQAMAKVTSRTASALSNSPLLTAPHKLQGTGPLILTEEEKRTLIAEGYPIPTKLPLTKAEEKVLKKIRRKIKNKISAQESRRKKKEYMDSLEKKVENCSNENSELRKKVEVLENTNRTLLQQLQRLQAIVAGKVSRSCKAASTQTGTCLMMVVLCFAVVFGSFSQSYGPYPSATKMVLPRQHSSPESYTDSIVRSRSLLIYEEPHQLEESSSPISFADRNDRHADSSKYTALALEAVPGMQRDDIMEFTIANEMRLEKSVLLGLQQHRVNSEIEGNETLKIIEIDRRVNATS, from the exons CACTTCACAGAGTTCCTGGATGAGTTCTCACCAGACGTCCTAGGCCAGCTCTTGAACGATCCCTTCTTGTCTGAGAAGAATGAAGTGATGGAGGTGGAGCTGTCTCCAGCATCCCCAGCGCCCCTCATCCAGGCAGAGCACAGCTATTCCCTGTGTGGGGACTCCCGGCCCCAGTCTCCCCTCACCCACATCTCGACTGATGACAACTTCAACGAAG GTGGGGCCTGCTGCAGATTTCACAAGTTTGGCTGCGTTTCACTGAGGACAACAAATAAAACCTGTGAGAAGGCTTTTCAAG GTGACCTGGAAAATGAGGAATGGTGTCTGGGTACCGAGCTGACTCCAGCAGCAATAAAGACTGAGCCAGCGTTGTGCGAGACATCAGGCCTTACTCCCTCCGTCAGTCTCACTGTCACGGCCACGTCGCTGGACGGCGAGCAAGCCGAGCTGCAGGCTGATGCCCTG aTGAAACCACTGAGCCAGAAAGTGCTTCCAGAGATTAAATTGGAGCCCCATGAAGTGGATCAGTTTCTGAACCTCTCTTCTAAGGAAG CAGTCGACCCCCTGCATTTGCCTCCAACCCCTCCCAGCAGTCATGGCAGTGACTCTGAAggagggcagagcccagctAGATCGCTCCCTCCTTCAAGCCCGATCCAGCTGCAAGCCATGGCTAAAGTTACGTCACGCACAGCTTCAGCGCTTTCCAATTCCCCTCTCCTGACTGCACCACAT AAATTGCAGGGGACTGGCCCGCTCATCCTgacagaggaggagaagaggacaCTGATAGCAGAGGGGTACCCAATCCCTACCAAACTGCCCCTGacaaaggcagaggagaaagtgctgaagaaaatccgcagaaaaataaagaacaag ATCTCTGCCCaggaaagtagaagaaaaaagaaagaatacatggacagtctggaaaaaaa AGTTGAGAATTGTTCAAATGAAAATAGTGAGCTGCGTAAGAAGGTTGAAGTCCTGGAGAATACTAACAG AacacttctgcagcagctgcagagactCCAAGCCATAGTTGCTGGAAAGGTGTCCCGTTCATGTAAGGCAGCTAGCACGCAGACAGGGACCTGTCTTATG ATggtggtgctgtgctttgcagtaGTTTTTGGCAGCTTCTCTCAGAGCTATGGGCCATATCCTTCTGCTACAAAGATGGTGTTGCCCAGGCAACATTCCTCACCAGAGTCCTACACAGACTCCATTG TGAGATCAAGGAGTCTGCTAATATATGAAGAGCCTCACCAGCTGGAGGAGTCGTCAAGCCCGATCTCCTTTGCAGATCGAAACGACAGGCACGCAGACAGCTCCAAGTACACGGCGCTAGCTCTGGAAGCTGTGCCGGGGATGCAGCGGGATGATATCATGGAGTTCACAATAGCCAATGAGATGAGGCTAGAGAAATCAGTGCTGCTgggcctgcagcagcacag agTCAACTCTgaaatagaaggaaatgaaacacTGAAGATAATTGAAATAGATAGAAGAGTCAATGCcacctcttaa
- the CREB3L2 gene encoding cyclic AMP-responsive element-binding protein 3-like protein 2 isoform X5, producing MEACEGGEQPPLLLLQWDRKLSELCEPADPDALLGHTHFTEFLDEFSPDVLGQLLNDPFLSEKNEVMEVELSPASPAPLIQAEHSYSLCGDSRPQSPLTHISTDDNFNEGDLENEEWCLGTELTPAAIKTEPALCETSGLTPSVSLTVTATSLDGEQAELQADALMKPLSQKVLPEIKLEPHEVDQFLNLSSKEVDPLHLPPTPPSSHGSDSEGGQSPARSLPPSSPIQLQAMAKVTSRTASALSNSPLLTAPHKLQGTGPLILTEEEKRTLIAEGYPIPTKLPLTKAEEKVLKKIRRKIKNKISAQESRRKKKEYMDSLEKKVENCSNENSELRKKVEVLENTNRTLLQQLQRLQAIVAGKVSRSCKAASTQTGTCLMMVVLCFAVVFGSFSQSYGPYPSATKMVLPRQHSSPESYTDSIVRSRSLLIYEEPHQLEESSSPISFADRNDRHADSSKYTALALEAVPGMQRDDIMEFTIANEMRLEKSVLLGLQQHRVNSEIEGNETLKIIEIDRRVNATS from the exons CACTTCACAGAGTTCCTGGATGAGTTCTCACCAGACGTCCTAGGCCAGCTCTTGAACGATCCCTTCTTGTCTGAGAAGAATGAAGTGATGGAGGTGGAGCTGTCTCCAGCATCCCCAGCGCCCCTCATCCAGGCAGAGCACAGCTATTCCCTGTGTGGGGACTCCCGGCCCCAGTCTCCCCTCACCCACATCTCGACTGATGACAACTTCAACGAAG GTGACCTGGAAAATGAGGAATGGTGTCTGGGTACCGAGCTGACTCCAGCAGCAATAAAGACTGAGCCAGCGTTGTGCGAGACATCAGGCCTTACTCCCTCCGTCAGTCTCACTGTCACGGCCACGTCGCTGGACGGCGAGCAAGCCGAGCTGCAGGCTGATGCCCTG aTGAAACCACTGAGCCAGAAAGTGCTTCCAGAGATTAAATTGGAGCCCCATGAAGTGGATCAGTTTCTGAACCTCTCTTCTAAGGAAG TCGACCCCCTGCATTTGCCTCCAACCCCTCCCAGCAGTCATGGCAGTGACTCTGAAggagggcagagcccagctAGATCGCTCCCTCCTTCAAGCCCGATCCAGCTGCAAGCCATGGCTAAAGTTACGTCACGCACAGCTTCAGCGCTTTCCAATTCCCCTCTCCTGACTGCACCACAT AAATTGCAGGGGACTGGCCCGCTCATCCTgacagaggaggagaagaggacaCTGATAGCAGAGGGGTACCCAATCCCTACCAAACTGCCCCTGacaaaggcagaggagaaagtgctgaagaaaatccgcagaaaaataaagaacaag ATCTCTGCCCaggaaagtagaagaaaaaagaaagaatacatggacagtctggaaaaaaa AGTTGAGAATTGTTCAAATGAAAATAGTGAGCTGCGTAAGAAGGTTGAAGTCCTGGAGAATACTAACAG AacacttctgcagcagctgcagagactCCAAGCCATAGTTGCTGGAAAGGTGTCCCGTTCATGTAAGGCAGCTAGCACGCAGACAGGGACCTGTCTTATG ATggtggtgctgtgctttgcagtaGTTTTTGGCAGCTTCTCTCAGAGCTATGGGCCATATCCTTCTGCTACAAAGATGGTGTTGCCCAGGCAACATTCCTCACCAGAGTCCTACACAGACTCCATTG TGAGATCAAGGAGTCTGCTAATATATGAAGAGCCTCACCAGCTGGAGGAGTCGTCAAGCCCGATCTCCTTTGCAGATCGAAACGACAGGCACGCAGACAGCTCCAAGTACACGGCGCTAGCTCTGGAAGCTGTGCCGGGGATGCAGCGGGATGATATCATGGAGTTCACAATAGCCAATGAGATGAGGCTAGAGAAATCAGTGCTGCTgggcctgcagcagcacag agTCAACTCTgaaatagaaggaaatgaaacacTGAAGATAATTGAAATAGATAGAAGAGTCAATGCcacctcttaa